Proteins encoded together in one Prunus dulcis chromosome 3, ALMONDv2, whole genome shotgun sequence window:
- the LOC117622929 gene encoding putative methylesterase 11, chloroplastic: MGNLCACLATQPVKKKPIKRLPNPPPQSNTSNRWTRIRSSRKEKLDDALLQEQALAAAILFQQHQQNGSLPFDRSASLRYPNSSSKKSSNALPRSSSSRARSLTDPLLQPHQLVNQDVKLDDLETNHFVLVHGGGFGAWCWYKTIALLEEVGFKVTAIDLTGSGIHSSDANSVTSLSQYVKPLTDFLENLPEGNKVILVGHDFGGACISYAMELFPHKVSKAIFIAAAMLKNGQSTLEMFSQQATSDDLMRQAQIFLYANGNNQPPTAIDLDKSMLKDLLFNQSPAKDVALASVSMRPIPFAPVLEKLSLSDLKYGSVRRFYIEASEDNAIPITVQERMTKESPPEQVLRLKGADHSPFFSKPQALHKLLVEISKISST; encoded by the exons ATGGGCAACCTCTGCGCCTGCCTCGCAACCCAACCCGTGAAGAAAAAACCCATAAAGCGCCTCCCCAACCCGCCACCGCAATCCAATACCAGCAACCGGTGGACACGGATCCGATCCTCCAGAAAAGAGAAGCTCGACGACGCTTTGCTCCAAGAACAAGCTCTCGCCGCCGCGATTCTGTTCCAGCAGCACCAGCAGAACGGTTCTTTGCCCTTTGATCGCTCTGCTTCGCTGCGGTACCCGAATTCGAGCTCCAAGAAGAGCAGCAACGCCTTGCCCCGTAGCTCCAGCTCTCGGGCTCGGTCCCTCACCGACCCTCTCCTCCAGCCTCACCAGCTTGTTAACCAG GATGTAAAGCTTGATGATCTGGAAACCAACCATTTTGTCCTTGTACATGGAGGTGGCTTTGGTGCTTGGTGTTGGTATAAAACCATAGCACTTCTGGAGGAGGTTGGTTTTAAAGTTACTGCCATAGACTTGACTGGCTCTGGAATTCATTCATCTGATGCAAACAGTGTCACAAGTCTTTCTCAATATGTGAAGCCTCTTACTGATTTTCTTGAAAACCTTCCCGAGGGAAATAAG GTAATCTTGGTGGGTCACGATTTTGGTGGTGCATGCATATCATACGCAATGGAGTTGTTTCCACATAAAGTTTCAAAGGCCATTTTTATTGCTGCAGCAATGTTGAAAAATGGACAAAGTACTCTTGAAATGTTCTCCCAACAG GCCACTTCAGATGATCTTATGCGACAGGCTCAGATATTTTTGTATGCAAATGGGAATAATCAGCCTCCAACTGCTATTGATTTAGATAAATCAATGTTAAAGGATTTGTTATTCAACCAAAGTCCTGCCAAG GATGTCGCATTGGCATCTGTTTCGATGAGGCCAATTCCCTTTGCCCCAGTTCTGGAGAAGCTTTCACTTTCGGATTTGAAATATGGATCGGTGAGGCGGTTTTATATAGAAGCATCAGAAGACAATGCCATACCCATCACAGTCCAGGAGCGCATGACAAAAGAAAGCCCTCCTGAACAGGTCCTTCGCTTGAAGGGTGCCGATCACTCACCTTTTTTCTCAAAGCCCCAAGCCCTGCACAAGTTGTTGGTGGAGATCTCAAAGATTTCTTCTACTTAG
- the LOC117622930 gene encoding protein SPIRAL1-like 2: MGRGRGVSCGGGQSSLGYLFGGGETANVNKTLSKRTQNPVRAAGEAPSQSETAPAPAPASASSPIDKQQIAAGLHGKPTNNYHRAEGQNCGNFITDRPSTKVHSAPGGGSSLGYLFGSGN, translated from the exons atgggGCGTGGACGTGGAGTCAGCTGTGGTGGTGGGCAAAGTTCTTTGGGCTATTTGTTTGGAGGTGGAGAGACTGCTAATGTTAACAAGACCCTATCTAAAAGAACTCAAAACCCAGTGAGGGCAGCAGGGGAGGCTCCTTCTCAGAGTGAGACTGCTCCTGCTCCTGCTCCAGCTTCAGCTTCGTCACCGATTGATAAGCAGCAGATAGCAGCAGGCCTCCATGGGAAGCCTACAAACAATTACCACCGAGCTGAGGGCCAGAATTGCGGCAACTTCATCACC GATCGTCCATCTACCAAGGTTCACTCTGCTCCTGGCGGCGGATCATCGCTTGGTTACTTGTTTGGTAGTGGGAACTGA
- the LOC117621007 gene encoding eukaryotic translation initiation factor 3 subunit M-like, with product MTTILPTSEEDPALSVVRFTSELSWADAGPEVAEPQVSRLCTEAQECMVMGRWFDLVSLMLTSADVILSKVSEKDLECIFTVICNVVTKSESPDEALEMAKLISAKITQQPSDKPALRLKILFNLYNLLENPYSRFFVYLSALNLAINGKVTEHVIPSFKKIESFLKEWNIGVSDQRQLFLTISNVLREHKSLAKESFKFLSKYLATFSGEDAYILSEAKEEAVRTIVEFVKAPDLFQCDLLDMPAVGQLEKDAKHALAYQLLKIFLTQRLDAYLEFQTANSTLLKGYGLVHEDCITKMRLISLVDLGSDESGRIPYSLIRDTLQINDEHVELWVVKAITAKLMDCKMDQMNQVVIVSRCTERVFGQQQWLTLRSKLATWRGNVANVISTIRANRITEDGSQAVQGLVIR from the exons ATGACGACTATTTTGCCAACCTCGGAGGAAGATCCTGCTCTCTCCGTTGTCCGATTCACCTCAGAGCTCTCCTGGGCCGACGCTGGCCCTGAG GTTGCTGAGCCACAAGTCAGTAGATTATGCACGGAAGCCCAAGAATGCATGGTGATGGGAAGGTGGTTCGATTTGGTGTCACTTATGCTAACTTCAGCTGATGTCATATTATCAAAGGTCTCTGAGAAAG ATCTTGAGTGCATATTCACTGTTATCTGCAATGTTGTTACAAAGTCTGAAAGTCCAGATGAAGCTCTCGAGATGGCAAAACTTATATCCGCAAAGATTACTCAGCAACCAAGTGACAAGCCTGCTTTGCGCTTAAAGAT CTTGTTCAATCTGTACAACCTACTGGAGAATCCATATAGCCGGTTCTTTGTCTACCTGAGCGCTCTAAATTTGGCAATCAATGGAAAGGTCACTGAACATGTCATCCCTTCATTCAAAAAGATAGAAAGTTTCTTGAAAGAGTGGAATATTGGGGTCTCGGACCAGAGGCAACTATTTCTTACCATCTCAAATGTTTTAAGAGAACACAAAAG CTTGGCAAAGGAGTCTTTCAAATTCCTGAGCAAGTACTTAGCTACTTTTTCTGGTGAAGATGCATATATATTGAGTGAAGCCAAGGAGGAAGCTGTGCGCACAATTGTGGAATTTGTGAAGGCCCCTGACTTGTTTCAG TGTGATTTGCTAGATATGCCTGCTGTAGGACAATTGGAGAAGGATGCTAAGCATGCGTTGGCATATCAGCTTTTAAAGATCTTTCTGACTCAGAGGCTGGATGCTTACTTGGAGTTTCAGACTGCCAATTCTACTTTACTGAAAGGCTACG GACTTGTCCATGAAGACTGCATAACAAAGATGAGGTTGATTTCTTTGGTGGATCTTGGCTCTGATGAATCTGGACGAATTCCTTACAGTCTTATCAGAGATACACTTCAG ATTAATGATGAGCACGTCGAACTTTGGGTTGTCAAAGCGATAACTGCTAAGTTGATGGACTGTAAAATGGACCAGATGAATCAAGTGGTGATTGTGAG CCGCTGTACTGAGAGAGTATTTGGGCAGCAACAATGGCTTACACTTAGATCAAAGTTAGCAACTTGGAGG GGTAATGTTGCAAATGTTATCAGCACAATTCGAGCTAACAGGATAACTGAAGATGGCTCGCAGGCAGTGCAAGGCTTAGTTATTCGTTAG